Genomic DNA from Candidatus Glassbacteria bacterium:
TGGAAAATGCACCAGTGGACATCACGCCACCTCTGGCCTTGCTCAGTATTTCGGGCTTGAGCAGCACCGGCCTCTCGGGAACGGAGGGGGATTTAAAAACCTTCGCGGCGCTTGGCACTTTCGGCGTGTCCGCCGTGACTGCCATTGTCACACAAACTGCTGCCGGTGAGGCGCAATGCGAGCCAGTCACGCCTGGCGCGGTGACGGCACAAATTCAGGCCGCGATGGATAATGTCGCCATCAGCGCGGTCAAGGTGGGCATGCTGCCCTCCATGGATTCGGTGTACGCTGCCGCAGAGGCCCTGCGCGCCGCACCGCCGCCCCCGGATCACACAGCGCAAGGCAAGACGCTGCCCTATATTGTAGCCGACCCAATGGTTGGGACCACCGCCGGTTTTGGGCCGCTCGGCGCCAAGGCCGTAGAAGCGTTGAAGCAGACCATTTTCCCCATGGCGTCCTTGCTCACACCAAACGCCACTGAGGCTGCGCTGCTGAGCGGGCGCGAAGTGGATACGCCCGAGCATATCGAGTCCGCCGCCAAGGCGCTGTTCGACAGCCTGGGTGTGCCGGTGCTGGTAACCGGCGGGAGATTTTCCGACAGCGACGAGGCCACGGACGTCTTGTGGGATGGGCGCGAGTTGGAATTCTTCAACACGCCGTACCTGCGGGGTGTGAACACCAAGGGCAGCGGATGCACACTGTCGTCGGCGGCAGCGGTTTACATGGCCCGCGGGTTTGGGCCGGGCGACGCCGTCGCGCAAGCAAAGGACTATCTGCAGCAATCATTGGCGGCGGCGCTACCCCTGGGGCGGCGGGTCATCCTCAATCATGCCCACGCACCCAAGCCCATGCGCGGCTGACGCACGTTCGCCCGCATCCCCGGGAAGCATCCCGGCATGCGCTGTATCGTCCCGGATTGGAGCCCGTGAAAGCCTGTCCGCACGAAACAGGTGGCACATATTCTTGTATTGCGTTGACAAGTTGACGCCTAAAAGTTAGGAAATTACGGTGGCTGGAAAAATTAGTGCGTTGCCGTCTCGGAGTCGCTCGCGATGTGCGCGCGATGGGGGATGATTTTATGGGGGAATTCCAGGTCCCGCCCTCGACCGAACCGCACCAATCATCAAATTGAGGAGAAGCAAATGCAGGATCAAAATAACCCTGGCTCGCTTAGGAATTACGTCCCCGAGCACATGAAGACGGTTCCTGAGCGCCTCAAAGAGGTAGACGAAAATTACAAATCAACCGTCAACCGGCGATCATTTCTGAAAAAGGCGGGGCTGGGCGCCGCAGCCACCATGGCCGTGGTGTCCTACCCCGGCAAGCCGACCCACGCCCAAGCCAAGTTCCGCTGGCGCATGGCCACCAGTTTCGGGATCACCGCCCCGGTGCTGGGCACCAACCTGCCGTTGATGGCCAAGGACCTGAAAACCATGACCAAGGGCCGGCTCGACATCAAGGTATTCGGTGCCGGCGAACTGGTGCCCGCCTTCGGCGTGTTCGATGCGGCACAGCAAGGCGCCATCCAAATGATGTACAGCGCCTCGTACTACTGGGCCGGCAAGGTGCCCGCCACCCAGTTCACATGCTCGGTGCCCTTCGGCATGAACGCCCAGCAGACCAACGCCTGGTTCTACCACGGCGGCGGACACAAGGTGTGGCACGAGTTCTACAAAAAACACGGGCTGATCGCGTTCGTGGCAGGCAACACCGGCACCCAGATGGGCGGCTGGTACCGCAAGGAGATTAACAGCATCAAGGACTACGACGGCCTCAAGATGCGCATCCCCGGTCTGGGAGGCAAGGTGGTGGCCGCCGTCGGCGGCACGGTGGTTCTGCTGCCGGGTCCGGAAGTTTTCCCCTCCCTGGAACGGGGCGTGATCGACGCCTGCGAGTGGGTCGGCCCGTATTACGATTACAATCTGGGTCTGCACCAAGCGGCGACTTATTACTATTCGCCCGGGTGGCACGAACCTTCCACCAACAACGAGTTGACCATCAATCTGAAGGCGTGGAACTCGCTGCCCAAGGAATTCCAGTTGATGGTCGAGCACGCAGCCTACAACCTGAACGTCCGCAATCTGGCTGAGTTCGACGCCAAAAACCTGGAGTATCTCGGCAAGATCGAGAGATACGCCGGCGGGAAGATCAAGTTCCGCCAGTTTCCCGACGACGTGCT
This window encodes:
- a CDS encoding hydroxymethylpyrimidine/phosphomethylpyrimidine kinase; its protein translation is MENAPVDITPPLALLSISGLSSTGLSGTEGDLKTFAALGTFGVSAVTAIVTQTAAGEAQCEPVTPGAVTAQIQAAMDNVAISAVKVGMLPSMDSVYAAAEALRAAPPPPDHTAQGKTLPYIVADPMVGTTAGFGPLGAKAVEALKQTIFPMASLLTPNATEAALLSGREVDTPEHIESAAKALFDSLGVPVLVTGGRFSDSDEATDVLWDGRELEFFNTPYLRGVNTKGSGCTLSSAAAVYMARGFGPGDAVAQAKDYLQQSLAAALPLGRRVILNHAHAPKPMRG
- a CDS encoding twin-arginine translocation signal domain-containing protein, with amino-acid sequence MKTVPERLKEVDENYKSTVNRRSFLKKAGLGAAATMAVVSYPGKPTHAQAKFRWRMATSFGITAPVLGTNLPLMAKDLKTMTKGRLDIKVFGAGELVPAFGVFDAAQQGAIQMMYSASYYWAGKVPATQFTCSVPFGMNAQQTNAWFYHGGGHKVWHEFYKKHGLIAFVAGNTGTQMGGWYRKEINSIKDYDGLKMRIPGLGGKVVAAVGGTVVLLPGPEVFPSLERGVIDACEWVGPYYDYNLGLHQAATYYYSPGWHEPSTNNELTINLKAWNSLPKEFQLMVEHAAYNLNVRNLAEFDAKNLEYLGKIERYAGGKIKFRQFPDDVLKKLYEAAEEISEKVANSDSDARKVYDSYKKFRDGVRKWHNINEVSYQEALKTVGAI